AATTTGTTTGAATAGGGAAGTTTAACACTCGTTTACTTATTATGAAAATAAGTGAACGGGTGTTTTTTTATTTGAAAGGTCAAGACAAAACTATGGAATATCTTTACTCTTCTTTTCTTATAATTAAGGATACCATTAGAGGAATTGGAACATTAAAAAAGAAGAATATAAAATAAACTGTGGGTTTGTATAATGAAGTAAATGCATAACTCATTTTGGAGGTGACCATATGGCTTCGAAAGAAACTCCAAAAAAAACAAGAGAGCGCTTAAGGCAAAAAGAATTAAAAAATAATGCTACAGGTTCGTTGCAAGATGGATTGAATCGATCTGAAAAAGGTAGTTTAGTTGATTTAGCAGGTGGAATGGGTTGGAAAGGTACAGGGGTATTAATTTTATTATTAGTCGTCGGATATATTATATACAGTTATATTTTTAATTAGATGAATGTTGATTTAAAAAGAGAGACCAAAGCATATTTGATCTCTCGCTTATTATTTCTCTGGTTTTATATAAGGAACAACTTGTGCAGTAGCTCCTACAGAAGCACCGCGAATAAATTCTTGATTTTCTAATAGCTTAAAGTTTTCTGTTTTACCTGTTAGCATGACACCTAAAATTTTCACTTGATCAAATGGTTTGTTTTTGTTTGATTTTAAAAACTTCTGAATGTCTTCGTCATGTCCAACGTCATCGTATTGTTTAAGTGAATCAACGAACTCTTTGTACGCTTCTTCAGAGGACTTTCCTGGGTTGAATCCGTAAACTGGCATGCCAGCAGGACCTTTGCTTTCATCGGTAATAGGTGAGGTCATATATAGCCATACGATGTTTAAGTTATCTGGAATTTTTTCTTTAATTTCTTGTAATGTATAGGGTTGATTGAATGAGAGTGCAACCTCCGCAACATAGTTGTTCATTTGTGAAACTTCGCCTAATTCGTTTTGAACACCATCAAAATATTCCTTAATGGCGGGATTATAAAATGTTGCAACTTTATTTTTCGTTTGTTTATCATACTCATAAAACTCTGTACCAGACCAATAAAAGCCGGGCGTTAATTCGTTGGAATCAATGTTGGTACGGAGCCAACCATAGGAACTTGTTAATGTATTCCAGGGGACTACATAACCATTAATATTTTTGGAACGATTTGATATAATGTTACCACCAAACATGGAAGAATTACTCGTTACCTGAGAATCAATTTGCACATTCGGTTCTGCAATTGCGTTATGTAAAAAGAGTCGTTCGTGAAGTTTCGTAGAACTTTTCGCTGCGAAGTAATTACCAATCTTGTAAATTATAGGGATAAGTATTATTACGACGATAATAGAAGTAATAATGATTTTGAGTAATTGTTTACGTTTTGCTTTTTTTAATGCATCTTTTAAAGAAGTATCCATTAAGGTTTTCCTCCTATTTTTGAGTGAATTGCTTTACGTGCACGATGTAACTTTTGTTTGACGCTGTTTACTTGAATATCTAGTATTAGAGCGATTTCTTCGTATGTAAAATCGTAATAATATTTTAAAAAGAAGGCTTCTTTGTATTCTAGTTTTATATCTTTTAATAAATAGAAAATCTCATCTTTATTTAAAACGGCATCCAATTCACGGTCTTTATATTGTAGTTTTGAATAAATTTTTTCAGTTAAGTAGATATTTTGCTGTTCTTTTTTTCTCTTTAAATCAATGTATTCGTTTAGTGCGACTCTAAAAAACCATGGACGTATGTTACTCTCGGTTAGATCATCTAGCAATGTGTATACTTTATAGAAAGTATTTTGGATGATGTCTTCTGCATCTTCTTTTATAGCTCCTTTCGCTAGTAATAGCTTGAACACTTCCTCTCCTAAATTGATAAGATAGGAGGTCAATATATTTTCTTTTCCCATCATTTTTCCTCCTTACACTTATACAACGAATAGGTAATGATAAATGTATACACTTAAATAAAGGTTTTGTGTTAAGACTTGTTTTTCATACCAATAGAAAAGGCGTATAACAGTCATATGTTATACGCCTTTCTATTATATATTTAGTGATCTATTTAGGTAATGTGAATTTCACTTTTTTCCCTTGTGAAATATCTTTTGCCTCTTTATTTCTCATAGGTCCTAACTCAATCTCAAAGCTTTTGTCTTTCCAAATCTTTTCATACTGCTCTTGATCTAATATATATACTTGCAGTAACTCTCCAGATGTTCCGGTTTTAACGGACGCATTATAGTCGTAATTTAATAGCATACCTTCGCTAAGCGTATAT
The DNA window shown above is from Bacillus clarus and carries:
- a CDS encoding DUF6366 family protein, translating into MASKETPKKTRERLRQKELKNNATGSLQDGLNRSEKGSLVDLAGGMGWKGTGVLILLLVVGYIIYSYIFN
- a CDS encoding sigma factor regulator N-terminal domain-containing protein; translation: MDTSLKDALKKAKRKQLLKIIITSIIVVIILIPIIYKIGNYFAAKSSTKLHERLFLHNAIAEPNVQIDSQVTSNSSMFGGNIISNRSKNINGYVVPWNTLTSSYGWLRTNIDSNELTPGFYWSGTEFYEYDKQTKNKVATFYNPAIKEYFDGVQNELGEVSQMNNYVAEVALSFNQPYTLQEIKEKIPDNLNIVWLYMTSPITDESKGPAGMPVYGFNPGKSSEEAYKEFVDSLKQYDDVGHDEDIQKFLKSNKNKPFDQVKILGVMLTGKTENFKLLENQEFIRGASVGATAQVVPYIKPEK
- a CDS encoding RNA polymerase sigma factor, with protein sequence MGKENILTSYLINLGEEVFKLLLAKGAIKEDAEDIIQNTFYKVYTLLDDLTESNIRPWFFRVALNEYIDLKRKKEQQNIYLTEKIYSKLQYKDRELDAVLNKDEIFYLLKDIKLEYKEAFFLKYYYDFTYEEIALILDIQVNSVKQKLHRARKAIHSKIGGKP